The following coding sequences are from one Roseburia hominis A2-183 window:
- a CDS encoding VanW family protein, with protein MRAVKKEWLLGMLCVLSGVMLMVMHPVQAQAGQADRAAYRAVFDASYYSAAYPDVAAAYGNNADALLNHFISFGVKEGRNASAEFNPQAYRQRYEDLQAAFGSDMAAYCRHYVAYGKAEGRNGSADGQPVVAVQQADSQAQQTDSQTGTQNNGTAQSSAPAQSTQQASGTVIGTCTTSYVDNIPRATNVALAAQRINGTVVQPGGSFSFSNTILPRTSANGYVTAPIYVSGKKGTGTGGGVCQVSSTLYAAMVYAGLPATERHAHSLPVDYLPAGLDATIAGSYLDLKFTNTFSQPLLIQASANGGTLTVTLVLQ; from the coding sequence ATGAGAGCTGTGAAAAAGGAATGGTTATTAGGAATGTTGTGTGTGCTGTCTGGCGTGATGCTTATGGTGATGCATCCGGTACAGGCACAGGCAGGGCAGGCGGATCGCGCGGCGTACCGTGCGGTGTTTGACGCATCCTATTACAGTGCGGCGTATCCGGATGTGGCGGCAGCCTATGGAAATAATGCAGATGCGCTTCTGAACCATTTCATCAGCTTTGGCGTGAAGGAAGGCCGCAATGCCAGCGCGGAATTTAATCCGCAGGCATACAGACAGCGTTATGAGGATCTGCAGGCGGCGTTCGGCAGCGACATGGCGGCTTACTGCAGACATTATGTGGCATATGGAAAAGCCGAGGGCAGAAACGGCAGCGCGGACGGACAGCCGGTGGTGGCAGTACAGCAGGCAGACAGCCAGGCGCAGCAGACGGACAGCCAGACTGGGACACAGAACAATGGGACAGCGCAGAGCAGTGCACCGGCACAGAGCACGCAGCAGGCATCCGGCACGGTGATCGGTACCTGTACGACTTCTTATGTTGACAATATTCCGCGCGCAACAAACGTGGCGCTTGCGGCACAGCGCATTAACGGCACGGTGGTACAGCCGGGCGGCAGCTTTTCTTTCAGCAATACCATCTTACCGCGCACATCTGCGAACGGATATGTGACGGCTCCGATCTATGTGAGCGGCAAAAAGGGCACCGGCACCGGCGGCGGTGTGTGCCAGGTATCGTCCACACTGTATGCGGCGATGGTATATGCGGGACTTCCGGCAACGGAGCGCCATGCACATTCCCTTCCGGTAGACTATCTTCCGGCGGGACTTGACGCGACGATTGCAGGCAGCTATCTGGATCTGAAGTTTACGAATACATTTTCACAGCCGCTGCTGATTCAGGCATCAGCGAATGGCGGAACACTGACCGTGACACTCGTATTGCAGTGA
- a CDS encoding sensor histidine kinase, translating into MRNRKDSVGAKAAAWVGITLGAVVFFTGAAGVLLMDQAGVYEMSREQFLTKSYQSVADQYAIRSLDYSVNMENGAKPENNRWNDTYFRYGIIEAENIDSVDLNESYTYVERNFDEKVTRDKLYCKSYDINEVTRYDYSMTLWGGYSLYTDGGDYAAQVEIEKRCYNADDGIFYYETPDAYIPVKHVSILMLSPDLATGYDYTYDADVGKYLDLHAYSGTYVTFDDADSLSENTGFQTVDWTNSVILDGVTCGELVGIPVTVIGNSDLEQKGSDARTTYQLTDGMLQMNYTAESLHRKYWVVTILPENVPLGWSDDLFVQVTTLTALMYGVRYAIFPILAAAFVLAVFCLVWLVRSAGHHAGEDGITLTWLDGMPLDVYLGFALVAEGFLFLILMEAVNGRNAAVPMLVGVLFCLIAGGWIALLSLLTFAARVKAGAWWKNTVVYMALGVIGRLCGAVTRNLPLFLRAVLVFGIAMMAEALAGTLHTGSSMGAGWRFVKVVEFACIFWGVLQMKRLAEGGERLAEGDMEHPVDTTHMYRDLKEHGEHLNSIQTGMAKAVAESVKSERFKTELITNVSHDIKTPLTSIINYVDLLEKEELSNETAEGYLEVLERQSNRLKKLIEDLIEASKASTGNLAVHLEKLEAGVSVVQIVGEFEDKLNAADLTLLIQKPETPVYVMADGRHFWRVIDNLMNNICKYAQPGTRVYVDLRENGGQVELIFRNTSRYPLNISSEELMERFVRGDESRNTEGSGLGISIAKSLMELMGGSFMLYVDGDLFKVVLGFAQMEEEKEPLDEDKSGK; encoded by the coding sequence GTGAGAAACAGAAAAGACAGTGTGGGAGCAAAAGCGGCAGCGTGGGTCGGCATCACGCTCGGTGCGGTGGTATTTTTCACAGGGGCTGCCGGCGTGTTGCTTATGGATCAGGCGGGCGTGTATGAGATGTCGCGCGAGCAGTTCCTTACAAAGAGTTATCAGAGTGTTGCAGATCAGTATGCCATCCGGTCGCTGGATTACAGTGTGAACATGGAAAATGGTGCAAAACCGGAAAATAATCGGTGGAATGACACGTATTTCCGCTATGGAATCATTGAAGCGGAAAATATTGATTCCGTAGATCTCAACGAATCGTACACTTATGTGGAGCGCAATTTTGATGAGAAGGTCACAAGGGATAAGCTGTACTGCAAAAGCTATGACATCAATGAGGTGACACGCTACGATTACAGCATGACGCTGTGGGGCGGGTACAGCCTCTACACGGATGGCGGAGATTACGCTGCGCAGGTGGAGATTGAGAAGCGGTGTTACAATGCGGATGACGGCATATTTTATTATGAAACGCCGGACGCATACATCCCGGTAAAACATGTGAGCATTCTGATGCTGTCGCCGGATCTGGCGACAGGCTATGATTACACGTATGACGCAGATGTAGGAAAATATCTGGATCTCCATGCGTACAGCGGGACCTATGTGACATTCGACGATGCAGACAGTCTGAGCGAAAACACGGGATTTCAGACGGTCGACTGGACGAACAGTGTGATTCTGGACGGAGTCACCTGCGGTGAGCTTGTGGGAATACCGGTCACTGTAATCGGGAACTCTGATCTGGAGCAAAAGGGAAGCGATGCCAGGACAACGTACCAGCTTACTGACGGCATGCTGCAGATGAACTACACGGCGGAATCACTGCACCGGAAATACTGGGTAGTCACGATTCTTCCGGAGAATGTGCCGCTTGGCTGGAGTGACGATTTGTTTGTGCAGGTGACGACGCTTACGGCGCTGATGTATGGCGTCCGCTATGCCATTTTCCCGATTCTGGCGGCGGCATTTGTGCTTGCCGTATTCTGCCTGGTGTGGCTGGTGCGGTCGGCGGGGCATCACGCGGGAGAGGACGGGATTACGCTTACCTGGCTGGATGGCATGCCGCTTGATGTGTATCTCGGATTTGCGCTGGTGGCGGAGGGATTTCTGTTTCTGATCCTGATGGAAGCTGTCAACGGCAGAAATGCTGCAGTGCCGATGCTTGTCGGGGTTTTGTTTTGCCTCATAGCGGGAGGGTGGATTGCGCTTCTGTCGCTGCTGACCTTTGCTGCGCGCGTGAAAGCCGGGGCATGGTGGAAAAATACCGTCGTCTACATGGCGCTTGGCGTGATCGGCAGGCTTTGCGGCGCGGTGACCCGGAATCTGCCTCTTTTCCTAAGGGCGGTGCTTGTTTTTGGCATTGCCATGATGGCGGAAGCGCTTGCCGGCACGCTTCATACAGGAAGCAGCATGGGAGCGGGCTGGCGGTTTGTAAAAGTCGTAGAGTTTGCATGCATCTTCTGGGGAGTTTTACAGATGAAGCGTCTCGCAGAGGGAGGCGAACGCCTTGCGGAGGGCGATATGGAGCACCCGGTCGATACGACGCACATGTACCGGGATTTAAAGGAACACGGCGAGCACCTCAACAGCATCCAGACGGGTATGGCAAAGGCGGTTGCCGAGAGCGTGAAGAGTGAGCGGTTTAAGACGGAACTCATCACGAACGTCTCGCACGATATTAAGACGCCGCTTACTTCCATCATCAATTATGTGGATCTTCTGGAAAAAGAGGAGCTTTCCAATGAGACGGCAGAGGGGTATCTGGAAGTGTTAGAGCGTCAGTCAAACCGGCTGAAAAAGCTGATTGAGGATCTGATCGAGGCGTCGAAAGCTTCCACGGGCAATCTCGCCGTGCATCTGGAAAAACTCGAGGCGGGCGTCTCTGTGGTGCAGATCGTCGGAGAATTCGAGGACAAACTGAACGCCGCAGATCTGACGCTGCTGATCCAGAAGCCGGAGACGCCGGTGTATGTGATGGCGGACGGCAGACATTTCTGGCGCGTGATTGACAACCTGATGAACAATATCTGCAAATATGCACAGCCGGGCACGCGGGTATACGTGGATCTGCGGGAGAATGGCGGGCAGGTGGAACTCATTTTCCGGAATACGTCGCGCTACCCGCTCAACATATCCAGTGAGGAACTTATGGAGCGTTTTGTCCGCGGGGACGAATCGCGCAATACCGAGGGAAGCGGACTCGGTATCTCCATTGCAAAGAGCCTGATGGAACTGATGGGCGGCAGCTTTATGCTCTATGTGGACGGCGATCTCTTTAAGGTTGTGCTTGGATTTGCACAAATGGAGGAAGAAAAAGAACCACTTGATGAAGATAAAAGCGGAAAATAG
- a CDS encoding ABC transporter permease, which translates to MFRMFWYEIKMDFLRSIRYRFGMISDLLVYFALFTVFMVTDSGNSYAQTYHYGNYKELVLLGYVAWIYAISAISNVAGSLQSELTHGTLYKKVSSKYPLQYLFGGLYVSSVLLETITIVIVVIISKFVWGIEFSFHPAFLVPILLESLGMYGIGLIVAGIAIYFKRTGTIVFLIQTALLFVTDTVPTSDAILKITHYIPLTRCNEILRQIAVGGEYTGMLPGLCIVALVWLVIGSVFFDVMLKQAKKRGNLLFY; encoded by the coding sequence ATGTTTAGAATGTTCTGGTATGAGATAAAAATGGATTTTCTGCGGTCGATCCGTTACCGGTTTGGGATGATTTCCGACTTATTGGTCTATTTCGCTTTGTTTACGGTATTTATGGTGACGGATTCCGGAAATTCTTACGCACAAACCTATCATTATGGAAATTACAAGGAACTGGTGCTTTTGGGATATGTTGCCTGGATCTATGCGATCTCGGCAATTTCCAATGTCGCGGGATCGCTGCAGAGCGAGCTGACACACGGAACCTTGTACAAGAAGGTATCCTCGAAATATCCGTTACAGTATCTGTTTGGAGGATTATATGTCTCCTCGGTACTGCTTGAGACGATTACGATTGTGATTGTTGTCATCATTTCAAAGTTCGTGTGGGGGATTGAATTTTCTTTTCATCCGGCGTTTCTGGTGCCGATTCTATTAGAATCCCTCGGAATGTACGGCATAGGTCTGATTGTGGCAGGTATCGCAATTTACTTTAAGCGGACGGGAACGATCGTATTTCTGATACAGACCGCGCTTCTTTTTGTGACGGATACCGTGCCGACCAGTGATGCCATATTAAAGATTACGCATTACATTCCGCTGACCAGATGTAACGAAATATTGCGTCAGATCGCGGTTGGCGGTGAATATACAGGCATGCTGCCGGGATTGTGTATCGTGGCGCTGGTGTGGCTGGTGATAGGAAGCGTGTTCTTTGATGTGATGCTAAAGCAGGCAAAGAAGCGGGGAAATCTGCTGTTCTATTAG
- a CDS encoding response regulator transcription factor — protein MYNILVCDDEKDIVSALEIYLTADGYQVFTAYNGREAVDILNKEEIHLVLMDIMMPEMNGISAMVKIREKSNVPVILLTAKSEDTDKILGLTVGADDYVTKPFNPVELQARVKSQLRRYMQLGGSMKQERDVLAIGGIELCDRTKEVTLDGEPVSLTRTEYDILKLLMEHPGEVFSPNQIYEQVWRDNPYGTENTVAVHIRHLREKVEYNPAEPRYLKVVWGRGYKMEETV, from the coding sequence ATGTACAACATACTGGTGTGTGACGATGAAAAGGACATCGTGTCGGCTCTGGAAATCTATCTGACGGCGGACGGCTATCAGGTATTTACGGCATACAACGGAAGGGAAGCCGTAGATATATTAAATAAGGAAGAAATCCATCTCGTGCTCATGGACATCATGATGCCGGAGATGAACGGTATCTCTGCCATGGTGAAGATCCGTGAGAAAAGCAACGTGCCGGTCATCCTTTTGACGGCGAAGAGCGAGGACACCGATAAGATTCTGGGACTGACGGTGGGAGCAGACGATTATGTGACGAAACCTTTTAACCCGGTGGAACTGCAGGCGCGGGTAAAATCACAGCTGCGGCGCTATATGCAGCTTGGTGGCAGTATGAAGCAGGAACGGGATGTGCTTGCCATCGGCGGGATTGAACTGTGCGACCGCACAAAGGAGGTCACGCTCGACGGGGAGCCGGTATCGCTCACGCGCACGGAATACGATATTTTAAAACTTTTGATGGAACACCCGGGGGAAGTATTTTCGCCGAACCAGATCTATGAGCAGGTGTGGCGGGACAATCCCTACGGCACGGAGAATACGGTCGCGGTACATATAAGGCATTTGCGGGAAAAGGTGGAGTATAACCCGGCGGAGCCGCGCTACTTGAAAGTCGTGTGGGGACGGGGCTATAAAATGGAGGAAACAGTGTGA
- a CDS encoding ATP-binding cassette domain-containing protein — MSEKSRKSTADAAIDRGKEKFPIYETVKNKLVETLSYGQKRIVSLMSAVVTGAKCVIIDEATDGLDIDNRKLVADTIRSVRDGRSIIVIAHDFSFASDVADTLIFLKDGRFAEVVENGREEEIGQIYKKLYHGEERADV; from the coding sequence ATGTCCGAAAAGTCAAGAAAAAGTACGGCGGATGCCGCGATTGACCGGGGAAAAGAGAAATTCCCAATCTATGAGACGGTGAAAAATAAACTGGTCGAAACGCTCTCGTACGGGCAGAAGCGCATCGTATCGCTGATGTCTGCGGTTGTGACAGGCGCAAAATGCGTGATTATTGACGAGGCGACGGACGGACTGGATATTGATAACCGAAAGCTGGTTGCGGATACCATACGCAGTGTCCGTGATGGCAGAAGTATCATTGTCATTGCGCATGATTTCTCATTTGCATCGGATGTCGCAGATACGCTTATTTTCCTAAAGGACGGGCGCTTTGCAGAAGTCGTGGAGAATGGAAGAGAGGAAGAAATCGGGCAGATTTATAAGAAACTGTATCATGGGGAGGAGCGGGCAGATGTTTAG
- a CDS encoding flagellar protein FlgN yields MASLMEELLGVLEKEETEYLTLIDLADVKSQAIIKADIAKLGEVTEKEQEAASTLLNLSNKRTQVLNDMATVLGKKPEQMTINRMIGYLENQPREQQMLAERRDRLLEVGTKMQTLNHQNEALLKQAMEMVEFDLTLLKSMRQAPETANYNKNAYNTGDLLGGSGFDAKQ; encoded by the coding sequence GTGGCTAGTTTAATGGAAGAACTTCTGGGAGTTCTGGAAAAAGAAGAAACGGAATATCTGACGCTGATTGATCTCGCGGATGTGAAGAGCCAGGCGATTATCAAAGCGGACATTGCGAAGCTTGGCGAGGTGACGGAGAAGGAGCAGGAGGCGGCGAGCACCCTGTTAAACCTGTCGAACAAGCGCACGCAGGTGCTTAATGACATGGCGACGGTTCTCGGGAAAAAGCCGGAGCAGATGACGATCAACCGTATGATCGGTTATCTGGAGAACCAGCCCAGAGAGCAGCAGATGCTTGCGGAGCGCCGGGACAGACTTTTAGAAGTGGGAACGAAGATGCAGACATTGAACCATCAGAACGAGGCCCTTTTAAAGCAGGCGATGGAGATGGTGGAATTTGACCTTACGCTGCTAAAGAGCATGCGGCAGGCGCCGGAGACCGCTAATTACAATAAAAACGCCTATAATACAGGAGACCTGCTTGGCGGCAGCGGATTTGACGCGAAGCAGTAG
- the flgM gene encoding flagellar biosynthesis anti-sigma factor FlgM, with translation MRVEAYNSVAQIYKTNRAAGASAAAKTEKSRDQVEISSIGYDYQIAKQAVAETSDIREDKVAALSAKVKSGTYDVSNEAFAEKLLEKYRSFML, from the coding sequence ATGCGAGTAGAAGCGTATAACAGCGTGGCACAGATTTATAAGACAAACAGAGCAGCCGGGGCATCCGCAGCAGCAAAGACTGAGAAGAGCCGGGATCAGGTTGAGATCTCTTCCATAGGATATGATTATCAGATCGCAAAGCAGGCAGTAGCCGAGACTTCTGACATCAGAGAGGACAAGGTGGCGGCGCTCTCCGCAAAGGTGAAATCCGGCACTTACGATGTGAGCAACGAGGCTTTTGCAGAGAAGCTTCTGGAGAAATATCGTTCCTTTATGCTGTAG
- a CDS encoding MATE family efflux transporter, which produces MKIRRKHPVRVNHLGSDPIPQLVRRLALPAMLAQFVNVLYSIIDRMYIGNIANVGDIALAGVGICGPIVTMISAFAAWIGNGGAPLLSIKSGEQNKEGASAILANCFVLLIGMAVCLTIGAYLCKDALLVWFGATERIFPYAETYMRIYLIGTVFAVLSLGLNQFIICQGFSNLGMVSVIIGAVLNILLDPLFIFALHMGVRGAAVATVLSQAVSCAFSLYILFRGPVPVKITFRGYSLPVCRDVLTLGLTPFLIILFDNVLIIVQNVMLKNYGGADSDMLLTCNTIVQSFMLIITMPLGGISGGTQSVLGYNYGAGDTARIRLAEKHILKTALLFCTIMFVFAQWDVSAGIFVGLFTQNAAYRSMTVHFIHIYTLSVIPLAVQYALVDGLTGMSLVCASLPLSFFRKGIYIALAVFLPIRFGAPAMFYAEPLSDVVAAVVTTIVFVTVVPGLLRKREALLGKHIEK; this is translated from the coding sequence GTGAAAATCAGGAGAAAACATCCGGTCAGAGTCAATCATCTCGGGAGCGATCCCATCCCACAGCTGGTGCGCCGGCTTGCCCTTCCGGCAATGCTCGCCCAGTTTGTCAATGTACTCTACAGCATTATCGACCGCATGTATATCGGAAATATTGCAAACGTCGGGGACATTGCGCTCGCGGGCGTGGGAATCTGCGGACCGATCGTGACGATGATCTCCGCGTTTGCCGCCTGGATCGGGAACGGTGGAGCGCCGTTACTCTCCATCAAATCCGGTGAACAGAATAAGGAGGGCGCTTCCGCCATCCTCGCCAACTGCTTTGTGCTTCTGATCGGCATGGCAGTCTGCCTGACCATCGGAGCGTATCTGTGCAAGGACGCCCTGCTAGTATGGTTCGGCGCGACGGAGCGCATTTTTCCCTACGCAGAAACCTACATGCGCATTTACCTGATCGGAACCGTCTTCGCCGTGCTTTCGCTCGGGCTGAACCAGTTCATCATCTGTCAGGGATTTTCCAATCTGGGCATGGTCTCCGTCATCATCGGCGCCGTTTTAAATATTCTGCTCGACCCGCTCTTTATCTTCGCCCTGCACATGGGTGTGCGCGGAGCAGCTGTCGCCACCGTGCTCTCACAGGCTGTTTCCTGCGCATTTTCGCTGTACATTCTGTTCCGCGGTCCCGTGCCGGTGAAAATCACGTTCCGCGGTTACTCCCTCCCGGTATGCCGCGATGTCCTCACGCTGGGACTGACGCCGTTTTTGATCATCCTGTTCGACAATGTGTTGATCATCGTCCAGAATGTCATGTTGAAAAATTACGGCGGCGCCGACAGCGACATGCTCTTAACCTGCAACACGATTGTGCAGAGCTTCATGCTGATTATCACGATGCCGCTCGGTGGAATCTCCGGCGGGACACAGTCGGTGCTCGGCTACAACTACGGCGCCGGCGACACCGCCCGCATCCGCCTTGCCGAGAAGCATATTTTAAAGACGGCACTGCTTTTCTGCACCATCATGTTCGTTTTTGCCCAGTGGGATGTCAGTGCAGGCATTTTCGTCGGATTATTTACGCAAAATGCCGCTTACAGATCTATGACGGTGCATTTTATCCACATCTACACGCTCTCCGTCATACCGCTTGCCGTACAATATGCGCTCGTTGACGGGCTGACCGGCATGAGCCTCGTGTGTGCCTCGCTGCCGCTTTCCTTCTTCCGCAAAGGGATCTACATCGCGCTGGCAGTCTTTTTGCCGATTCGCTTTGGCGCACCGGCGATGTTCTATGCCGAGCCGCTCTCCGATGTCGTTGCTGCCGTCGTCACGACGATCGTCTTTGTGACCGTCGTCCCCGGACTCCTCCGCAAAAGAGAGGCGCTCCTCGGCAAACACATAGAAAAATAA